One window of the Archangium primigenium genome contains the following:
- a CDS encoding carbohydrate kinase family protein produces MTRLIAFGEALVDMLSSRLGTSSAQETFTPYAGGAPANVAVACARLGVPSLFVGMLGRDRFGDFILDELSAHGVDVSHVARTSEAKTALAFVSRDTSGERRFDFYRPPSADLLYRPEHLPEGLFDARSILHLCSNTLTEEAITATTFAVADRAAAAGALVSVDANLRPNLWPEHRVDAARVTALLDRAQLIKLAKEELELLRGDTSEEAYLQARLAAGAALIVITDGGEPVTAVTAHARVKVAPPKVRVVDTTAAGDAFIGGLLARLVDARLSRSTLADWTTDEARMRESLEFATRCGAFTVTRPGSYAALPKREDLASLLA; encoded by the coding sequence ATGACGCGCCTCATCGCCTTTGGCGAAGCCCTCGTCGACATGCTGTCCAGCCGTCTGGGCACCTCCAGCGCGCAGGAGACCTTCACCCCGTACGCGGGGGGGGCTCCGGCGAACGTGGCGGTGGCCTGCGCGCGCCTGGGCGTGCCGAGCCTCTTCGTGGGCATGCTGGGCCGTGACCGCTTCGGGGACTTCATCCTCGACGAGCTGTCCGCGCACGGCGTGGACGTGAGCCACGTCGCGCGCACGAGCGAGGCGAAGACCGCCCTGGCCTTCGTCTCGCGGGACACGTCCGGCGAGCGCCGCTTCGACTTCTACCGGCCTCCGTCCGCGGACCTGCTCTACCGGCCCGAGCACCTGCCCGAGGGCCTGTTCGACGCCCGCTCCATCCTCCACCTGTGCTCCAACACCCTGACGGAGGAGGCCATCACCGCCACCACCTTCGCGGTGGCCGACCGGGCGGCGGCGGCCGGCGCGCTCGTCAGCGTGGACGCCAACCTCCGGCCCAACCTGTGGCCGGAGCACCGGGTGGACGCGGCCCGGGTCACCGCGCTGCTCGACCGGGCCCAGCTCATCAAGCTGGCGAAGGAGGAGCTGGAGTTGCTGCGCGGCGACACCTCGGAAGAGGCCTACCTCCAGGCGCGGCTCGCGGCCGGGGCGGCGCTGATCGTCATCACCGACGGCGGCGAGCCGGTGACGGCGGTGACGGCGCACGCACGCGTGAAGGTGGCCCCGCCCAAGGTCCGGGTGGTGGACACCACGGCGGCGGGAGATGCCTTCATCGGCGGCCTGCTGGCGCGCCTGGTGGACGCGCGGCTCTCGCGGAGCACGCTGGCCGACTGGACCACGGACGAGGCGCGCATGCGCGAGTCATTGGAGTTCGCCACGCGCTGCGGCGCCTTCACGGTGACCCGGCCCGGCTCCTACGCGGCGCTGCCCAAGCGCGAGGATCTGGCCTCGCTGCTGGCCTGA
- a CDS encoding ABC transporter ATP-binding protein: MAQLEIKSLTKSFGDTRVIKGVDLRVDDRDFCVFLGPSGCGKSTLLRLIAGLEEATSGDILLDGQPITDRPPAQRNLAMVFQSYALYPHMTIRENMSFSLKLAKADPKLINEKVTRAAQALALEPLLDRKPSALSGGQRQRVAIGRAIVREPRIFLFDEPLSNLDAALRVQMRLELARLHQELKATMIYVTHDQVEAMTLANKVVIFNAGNIEQQGHPQELYRRPANRFVAAFLGMPQMAFIDATRSGPGLTLANGGTVALPPGLPELAPGTRVTVGVRPEQLALGPAGQGTLEGRVDMIERLGSDAYAYLSVPQIGRLTVRCDGDVGSIEGTSASVVIRPERIHVFDANGVALHHPSFS; the protein is encoded by the coding sequence ATGGCACAACTCGAAATCAAGTCCCTGACCAAGTCCTTCGGTGACACCCGCGTCATCAAGGGCGTGGACCTGCGCGTGGACGACCGCGACTTCTGCGTCTTCCTGGGCCCGTCCGGCTGCGGCAAGTCCACGCTCCTGCGCCTCATCGCCGGCCTGGAGGAGGCCACGTCCGGGGACATCCTCCTGGACGGTCAGCCCATCACGGATCGCCCGCCCGCCCAGCGCAACCTGGCCATGGTGTTCCAGTCCTACGCGCTCTACCCGCACATGACCATCCGCGAGAACATGTCCTTCTCGCTCAAGCTGGCCAAGGCGGACCCCAAGCTCATCAACGAGAAGGTCACGCGCGCCGCGCAGGCCCTCGCGCTCGAGCCGCTCCTGGACCGCAAGCCCAGCGCCCTGTCCGGCGGCCAGCGCCAGCGCGTGGCCATCGGGCGCGCCATCGTGCGCGAGCCGCGCATCTTCCTGTTCGACGAGCCCCTGTCCAACCTGGACGCGGCGCTGCGCGTGCAGATGCGCCTGGAGCTCGCGCGGCTGCACCAGGAGCTCAAGGCGACGATGATCTACGTCACCCACGACCAGGTGGAGGCGATGACGCTCGCCAACAAGGTCGTCATCTTCAACGCGGGCAACATCGAGCAGCAGGGCCACCCCCAGGAGCTCTACCGCCGCCCCGCCAACCGCTTCGTCGCGGCCTTCCTCGGCATGCCGCAGATGGCCTTCATCGACGCCACCCGCTCGGGCCCGGGCCTCACCCTGGCCAACGGCGGCACCGTCGCCCTGCCCCCGGGCCTGCCCGAACTCGCCCCGGGCACGCGCGTGACGGTGGGCGTGCGCCCCGAGCAGCTCGCGCTGGGACCGGCGGGCCAGGGCACCCTGGAGGGCCGCGTGGACATGATCGAGCGGCTGGGCAGTGACGCCTACGCCTACCTGTCGGTGCCCCAGATCGGGCGCCTCACCGTGCGCTGCGACGGCGACGTGGGCTCCATCGAGGGCACCTCCGCCTCCGTCGTCATCCGGCCCGAGCGCATCCACGTCTTCGACGCCAACGGCGTCGCCCTCCACCATCCCTCGTTCAGCTGA
- a CDS encoding mannitol dehydrogenase family protein, with protein sequence MHTLDQAHLSRLPSSVVRPGYDRSQVRAGIVHIGVGGFHRAHEAIYTDRALARPGQEGWGICGVNLLPHDAAMAAAMKKQDGLYTVSEMAPDGSHVSRVVECMVDYLYAPDSPEAVLAKLSHPDIRIVSLTITEGGYLIDEHGQFNLKHPAVAHDLAHPSAPQGVFGYLAESLDRRRKAGLKPFTIMSCDNLRHNGAQAKRAVVAFARARDPELAAWIEREVAFPNGMVDRITPATDNAARQKLRELTQVDDAAPVICEDFIQWVLEDNFPNGRPEWDAVGVMFTQDVSPYEEAKIRLLNATHTMLSYPAYLSGLRKVDDALHDPLFFGYLRGFLDHDAGVWLKSLPGLDIPSYKDKLLERFGNRAVGDQLARLCMDGGSKISGFVLPTLHAIFAGHRPYHRIAFFLAAYDRYLEGTDEKGEPHTLAEPNAMHLLQQVVQSDSPLTLVNLKEVVGAQIPAHKGFVELYLKLRKQIDEQGVVATLKSLDASRESPPSAQA encoded by the coding sequence ATGCACACTCTCGATCAGGCCCACCTCTCCCGCCTGCCCTCCTCCGTCGTCCGCCCCGGCTATGACCGGAGCCAGGTGCGCGCCGGCATCGTCCACATCGGCGTGGGCGGCTTCCACCGCGCGCACGAGGCCATCTACACCGACCGCGCCCTCGCCCGGCCCGGCCAGGAAGGCTGGGGCATCTGCGGCGTCAACCTGCTGCCCCATGACGCCGCCATGGCCGCGGCCATGAAGAAGCAGGACGGCCTGTACACGGTGAGCGAGATGGCGCCGGACGGCTCGCACGTCTCGCGCGTCGTCGAGTGCATGGTGGACTACCTCTACGCCCCGGACAGCCCCGAGGCGGTGCTCGCCAAGCTCAGCCACCCGGACATCCGCATCGTCTCGTTGACCATCACCGAGGGCGGCTACCTCATCGACGAGCACGGCCAGTTCAACCTCAAGCACCCGGCGGTGGCGCATGACCTGGCGCACCCGAGCGCGCCCCAGGGCGTGTTCGGCTACTTGGCCGAGTCGCTGGACCGGCGGCGCAAGGCGGGCCTCAAGCCCTTCACGATCATGTCCTGCGACAACCTGCGCCACAACGGCGCCCAGGCGAAGCGGGCCGTGGTGGCGTTCGCCCGCGCGCGCGACCCCGAGCTCGCCGCGTGGATCGAGCGCGAGGTGGCCTTCCCCAACGGCATGGTGGACCGCATCACCCCGGCCACGGACAACGCCGCCCGGCAGAAGCTGCGCGAGCTGACGCAGGTGGACGACGCGGCCCCCGTCATCTGCGAGGACTTCATCCAGTGGGTGCTGGAGGACAACTTCCCCAATGGCCGCCCCGAGTGGGACGCCGTGGGCGTGATGTTCACCCAGGACGTGTCGCCTTACGAGGAGGCGAAGATCCGCCTGCTCAACGCGACCCACACCATGCTGTCCTACCCGGCGTACCTGTCGGGCCTGCGCAAGGTGGACGACGCGCTGCACGACCCGCTCTTCTTCGGCTACCTGCGCGGCTTCCTGGACCATGACGCCGGCGTGTGGCTCAAGTCCCTGCCCGGCCTGGACATCCCCAGCTACAAGGACAAGCTGCTCGAGCGCTTCGGCAACCGCGCCGTGGGCGACCAGCTCGCGCGCCTGTGCATGGACGGCGGCTCGAAGATTTCCGGCTTCGTGCTGCCCACGCTGCACGCCATCTTCGCGGGCCACCGCCCCTACCACCGCATCGCCTTCTTCCTCGCCGCCTACGACCGCTACCTCGAGGGCACGGACGAGAAGGGCGAGCCGCACACGCTCGCCGAGCCCAACGCGATGCACCTGCTCCAGCAGGTGGTCCAGAGCGACTCGCCGCTGACGCTCGTGAACCTCAAGGAGGTCGTGGGCGCGCAGATTCCGGCGCACAAGGGCTTCGTGGAGCTGTACCTCAAGCTGCGCAAGCAGATCGACGAGCAGGGAGTGGTGGCCACGCTCAAGTCGCTCGACGCCTCGCGCGAGTCGCCGCCCTCCGCCCAGGCCTGA
- a CDS encoding TetR/AcrR family transcriptional regulator produces MQGKRASPQKATVVRRGRGGRPSAEQVGEVDRRILEAATRLFLQHGFDATSCEHVAARANAGKASIYARYANKEELFAAVVRHTVESTLAPPTEFPDNLPLRGRLRAVGNSLLAHALQPDVIALMRVIITTAHRLPELARLTDRMGRERAVGLVAEAIAVRSSDTAGAIERALPVAARFIELVLVPHQMRALLGDAPSELLSRADHDIDEAIALLSRGGWLDTWT; encoded by the coding sequence ATGCAAGGGAAAAGGGCCTCTCCCCAGAAGGCCACGGTGGTGCGAAGGGGCCGGGGGGGTCGTCCCTCCGCGGAGCAGGTCGGCGAGGTCGACCGTCGCATCCTGGAGGCCGCGACACGTCTGTTCTTGCAGCATGGTTTCGATGCGACGAGTTGCGAGCACGTCGCGGCCCGGGCCAACGCGGGCAAGGCCAGCATCTACGCGCGGTATGCCAACAAAGAGGAACTCTTCGCCGCGGTCGTCCGCCACACCGTCGAGTCCACGCTCGCACCGCCCACGGAATTTCCGGACAACCTGCCACTGCGGGGGCGATTGCGTGCCGTGGGCAACAGCCTTCTGGCCCATGCCCTTCAACCTGACGTGATCGCCTTGATGCGGGTGATCATCACCACCGCGCACCGCTTGCCAGAGCTCGCTCGGCTGACAGACAGGATGGGACGGGAGCGCGCTGTCGGGCTCGTCGCGGAGGCAATCGCGGTCCGGTCCTCGGACACGGCCGGCGCCATCGAGCGAGCCCTCCCCGTGGCCGCCAGGTTCATCGAGCTGGTGCTCGTGCCGCATCAAATGCGCGCGCTTCTGGGTGATGCGCCGAGCGAGTTGCTCTCGCGGGCCGACCACGACATCGACGAGGCCATCGCGCTGCTTTCTCGCGGAGGATGGCTCGACACGTGGACATGA
- the xylB gene encoding xylulokinase, which produces MYLGIDVGTSSVKAVLVDARERILASASAALDVDRPHPGWSEQDPDAWIRGCEQVLDTLAASHREALAAVEGIGLSGHMHGATLLGADDRPLRPAILWNDGRSEAECHELETRCPRSRELSGNLAMPGFTAPKLLWVARHEPERFAKTRKVLLPKDYVRLFLVGDHVSEMSDAAGTLWLDVAKRDWSDALLEATGLTRAHMPRLVEGSEASGRLRPELARRWGMTRAPVVAGGGGDNAASAVGIGAVKPGSAFVSLGTSGVLFVSNARFSPNTAGAVHAFCHAVPGTWHQMGVILSAAASLEWLSALLGEPAPALIAALGERVEAPSAVQFLPYLSGERTPHNDASARGAFVGLAHGHGRAALTQAVLEGVAFAVADCLRVLADAGTQVARASAVGGGSRSPLWLKILASVLDRPLDVHAEGDFGGAFGAARLGRLAATGEDPFALAVPPPVARVVEPEPALVARYAEAYGRWRQLYPALRAVR; this is translated from the coding sequence ATGTACCTCGGCATCGACGTGGGAACCTCGTCCGTCAAGGCCGTGCTCGTGGACGCACGGGAGCGCATTCTCGCGAGCGCCAGCGCGGCGCTGGACGTGGACCGGCCGCACCCGGGCTGGTCCGAGCAGGACCCGGACGCGTGGATCCGCGGCTGCGAGCAGGTGCTGGACACGCTCGCCGCCTCGCACCGCGAGGCCCTGGCGGCCGTCGAGGGCATCGGGCTGTCCGGCCACATGCACGGCGCCACGCTGTTGGGCGCGGACGACCGGCCCCTGCGCCCGGCCATCCTCTGGAACGACGGGCGCTCGGAGGCCGAGTGTCACGAACTGGAGACGCGCTGCCCCCGCTCGCGCGAGCTCAGCGGCAATCTGGCCATGCCGGGCTTCACCGCGCCCAAGCTGCTGTGGGTGGCGCGGCACGAGCCCGAGCGCTTCGCCAAGACGCGCAAGGTGCTGCTACCCAAGGACTACGTGCGCCTGTTCCTCGTGGGGGACCATGTCTCCGAGATGTCGGATGCCGCCGGCACGTTGTGGCTCGACGTGGCGAAGCGGGACTGGTCCGACGCGCTGCTCGAGGCCACGGGCCTCACGCGCGCGCACATGCCCCGGCTCGTGGAGGGCTCCGAGGCCTCCGGGCGGCTGCGGCCGGAGCTGGCCCGGCGCTGGGGCATGACCCGCGCGCCGGTGGTCGCCGGTGGCGGGGGAGACAACGCCGCGAGCGCCGTGGGCATTGGCGCGGTGAAGCCGGGCTCGGCCTTCGTGTCGCTGGGCACCTCGGGCGTGTTGTTCGTCTCCAACGCGCGCTTCTCCCCGAACACCGCGGGCGCGGTCCACGCCTTCTGCCACGCGGTCCCCGGCACCTGGCACCAGATGGGCGTCATCCTGTCGGCGGCGGCGAGCCTGGAGTGGTTGTCCGCGCTCCTGGGCGAGCCCGCGCCCGCGCTCATCGCCGCGCTGGGCGAGCGTGTCGAGGCGCCCTCCGCGGTGCAGTTCCTGCCGTACCTGTCCGGCGAGCGCACCCCGCACAACGACGCCTCGGCGCGTGGGGCCTTCGTGGGGCTCGCGCATGGCCACGGCCGCGCGGCGCTCACCCAGGCGGTGCTGGAGGGCGTGGCGTTCGCCGTGGCGGACTGTCTGCGGGTCCTCGCCGACGCGGGCACGCAGGTGGCCCGGGCCTCGGCGGTGGGCGGCGGGTCGCGCTCCCCCCTGTGGTTGAAGATCCTCGCCAGCGTGCTCGACCGGCCCCTGGACGTGCACGCCGAGGGTGACTTCGGCGGAGCCTTTGGCGCGGCGCGGCTGGGCCGGCTCGCGGCGACGGGGGAGGACCCGTTCGCGCTCGCGGTGCCGCCGCCCGTGGCCCGGGTGGTGGAGCCGGAACCGGCGCTCGTGGCCCGCTACGCCGAGGCGTACGGCCGCTGGCGCCAGCTCTACCCGGCGCTGCGCGCGGTGCGCTGA
- a CDS encoding alpha/beta hydrolase, with product MGVALSACALPAPTAGTLLRSSPTPVAEALFQVRGRHTDLVSVHVVFPSDEQGVPLRPPDGSRWPALVLVQGAFVATQDYLWLAGSLAARGYVVALPEHPLDFSLSAIDNGRFAQRLLTSPPEGSLLEGLVDPSRIAVAGHSLGGVVASKLALDGGFAALVFLASYPDSADAARVPSLGLPSLSLAGELDCSALLPRVRDEASRLPPPSVLVVLQGVTHYQFTASDRKDQDSGCTPQLALDTAHERIAELVSRFLDAALTGHGTGADALRQVPGTEVTAR from the coding sequence TTGGGGGTCGCCCTGTCGGCCTGCGCGCTCCCCGCGCCCACCGCGGGAACCCTCCTGCGCTCCAGCCCCACCCCCGTCGCCGAGGCGCTCTTCCAGGTGCGGGGGCGGCACACGGACCTCGTCTCCGTGCACGTCGTGTTCCCCTCGGATGAGCAGGGGGTGCCCCTGCGGCCCCCGGACGGCTCACGGTGGCCCGCGCTCGTGCTCGTGCAGGGCGCGTTCGTCGCCACCCAAGACTACCTCTGGCTCGCCGGCTCGCTCGCCGCGCGCGGCTACGTCGTCGCCTTGCCCGAGCATCCGCTCGACTTCTCCCTGTCCGCCATCGACAACGGCCGGTTCGCCCAGCGACTGCTCACCTCGCCGCCGGAGGGCTCGCTCCTCGAGGGGCTCGTGGACCCCTCGCGCATCGCCGTGGCGGGCCACTCGCTCGGGGGGGTGGTGGCCAGCAAGCTCGCGCTCGACGGAGGCTTCGCCGCCCTCGTCTTCCTCGCCAGCTATCCCGACTCGGCCGACGCGGCCCGCGTTCCCTCGCTGGGGCTGCCCTCGCTCTCGCTCGCGGGCGAGCTGGACTGCTCGGCGCTCCTGCCCCGTGTCCGAGACGAGGCCTCCCGGCTGCCCCCGCCCTCGGTGCTCGTCGTCCTCCAGGGCGTCACCCACTACCAGTTCACCGCCAGCGACCGGAAGGATCAGGACAGCGGGTGCACGCCCCAGCTTGCCCTGGACACCGCGCACGAGCGCATCGCCGAGCTGGTCTCACGCTTCCTCGATGCCGCGCTCACCGGGCACGGGACGGGCGCCGACGCGCTCCGGCAGGTTCCAGGCACCGAGGTGACCGCGCGATGA
- a CDS encoding zinc-dependent alcohol dehydrogenase family protein gives MKAYEIRGGFGLDKLVACERLDPEPGPFQVRIRVKATSLNYRDLMMVRGQYNPRQKLPLVPNSDGAGVVDAVGPGVTRVKPGDRVMGLFSQNWLAGGLTRSTQLQTLGGPLEGALADTMIVHEDGAVPTPAYLSDEEAATLPCAALTAWSALVTQGGLQAGDTVLVQGTGGVSLFALQIARLMGARVLVTSSRDDKLARARTLGAAEGINYVSTPDWDKAARALTGGVGVDHVVEVGGAGTLERSLRAVRTGGTVSVIGVLSGAAHSVNVLPMLMNNLRVQGIFVGHRASFEAMTRAFAQHELHPVVDRVFPFAEAVAAFEHLQSGAHFGKVVIRVD, from the coding sequence ATGAAAGCCTACGAGATCCGCGGTGGATTCGGACTGGACAAGCTGGTGGCGTGCGAGCGGCTGGATCCGGAGCCCGGGCCCTTCCAGGTGCGCATCCGGGTGAAGGCCACGAGCCTCAACTACCGCGACCTGATGATGGTGCGCGGGCAGTACAACCCCCGGCAGAAGCTGCCGCTCGTGCCCAACTCGGACGGCGCGGGCGTGGTGGACGCGGTGGGCCCGGGCGTCACCCGCGTGAAGCCGGGCGACCGGGTGATGGGTCTGTTCTCCCAGAACTGGCTGGCCGGAGGGCTCACCCGGAGCACGCAGCTGCAGACCCTCGGGGGCCCGCTGGAGGGCGCGCTCGCGGACACGATGATCGTGCACGAGGACGGCGCGGTGCCCACGCCCGCGTACCTCTCCGACGAGGAGGCCGCCACCCTGCCCTGCGCGGCCCTCACCGCGTGGAGCGCGCTCGTCACCCAGGGCGGGCTCCAGGCCGGAGACACCGTGCTCGTCCAGGGCACGGGCGGCGTCTCCCTCTTCGCGTTGCAGATCGCCCGGCTCATGGGCGCGCGGGTGCTCGTCACCTCCAGCAGGGACGACAAGCTCGCGCGGGCGCGAACCCTGGGCGCCGCCGAGGGCATCAATTACGTGAGCACCCCGGACTGGGACAAGGCGGCGCGCGCGCTCACGGGCGGCGTGGGCGTGGACCACGTGGTGGAGGTGGGCGGCGCGGGCACGCTGGAGCGCTCGCTGCGCGCCGTGCGCACGGGCGGCACGGTGTCCGTCATCGGCGTGCTCTCGGGCGCGGCCCACTCCGTCAACGTGCTGCCCATGCTCATGAACAACCTGCGGGTGCAGGGCATCTTCGTGGGGCACCGCGCGTCCTTCGAGGCGATGACGCGGGCGTTCGCCCAGCACGAGCTGCACCCGGTGGTGGACCGCGTCTTCCCCTTCGCCG
- a CDS encoding mechanosensitive ion channel family protein has translation MQIPRLAATPELNNALLVGSAVALSLVVCWAALVTTSFLLHQAIRASGIQSLAPLGEGLYRRGRILASLLSIPIVLAGTALLGYALWNGTDLQPPFDEALAQVTPDVLKALARGVGLVLLMLLGFYALQRSAKGLVVRTEQKLQERQLPAAQRVHAEKLLAILPSVINLALANAVVRTALPAMELPHALDWLISTTLYILLLITGGRALVFFLYFLSERLVSGWEAKSQGTPFEEYYAVLRRLLPVGQKSLEAITYISVATLIVRKFETLEPVAPYGPVLIRIVSMFFAASVIIESGRVMVTRLLSATTSVADDVQRRRQTFIGLMQSIIKYTVYFCVCMMVLSDLGMDPTPILAGAGIVGLTVGLGAQTIVADLMNGIFLLFEDQILNGDYVRIDDTEGTVDEITPRVTRIRDRYGRLHIMRNGEIKNVINYSRGWTLAVVEVNIAFEADIRKTLQVINETGAQLPELLPGKAIEVPKVMGIESIDESSLRVRIEVKVSPGCHYEVKRMLHMLLVENFKAHKLELPYPKSVQYSPADFSEAPPAEKEAA, from the coding sequence ATGCAGATCCCCCGCCTCGCGGCCACCCCCGAGCTCAACAACGCGCTGCTCGTCGGCTCCGCCGTCGCGCTCTCGCTCGTCGTCTGTTGGGCCGCGCTCGTCACCACGAGCTTCCTGCTTCACCAGGCCATCCGGGCCAGCGGTATCCAGTCCCTGGCCCCCCTCGGGGAGGGCCTGTACCGGCGGGGCCGCATCCTCGCCTCGCTGCTGTCCATCCCCATCGTCCTCGCCGGCACCGCGCTGCTCGGCTACGCCCTGTGGAACGGCACGGACCTCCAGCCCCCGTTCGACGAGGCCCTGGCGCAGGTCACCCCCGACGTCCTCAAGGCCCTGGCCCGGGGCGTGGGCCTGGTGCTGCTGATGCTCCTGGGCTTCTACGCGCTCCAGCGCAGCGCCAAGGGGCTGGTGGTCCGCACCGAGCAGAAGCTGCAGGAGCGCCAGCTGCCCGCGGCCCAGCGCGTCCACGCCGAGAAGCTGCTGGCCATCCTCCCGTCCGTCATCAACCTGGCGCTGGCCAATGCCGTGGTGCGCACGGCGCTGCCCGCCATGGAGCTGCCGCACGCGCTCGATTGGCTCATCAGCACCACGCTCTACATCCTGCTGCTCATCACCGGCGGCCGCGCCCTGGTGTTCTTCCTCTACTTCCTGTCCGAGCGTCTGGTGTCTGGCTGGGAAGCCAAGAGCCAGGGCACGCCGTTCGAGGAGTACTACGCCGTCCTGCGCCGGCTGCTGCCCGTGGGGCAGAAGAGCCTCGAGGCCATCACCTACATCTCCGTGGCCACGCTCATCGTCCGCAAGTTCGAGACGCTCGAGCCCGTGGCGCCCTACGGGCCGGTGCTCATCCGCATCGTCTCGATGTTCTTCGCCGCCAGCGTGATCATCGAATCCGGTCGCGTCATGGTCACGCGCCTGTTGTCGGCCACCACCTCCGTCGCCGACGACGTGCAGCGCCGCCGCCAGACGTTCATCGGCCTGATGCAGAGCATCATCAAATACACGGTCTACTTCTGTGTCTGCATGATGGTGCTCAGCGATCTGGGCATGGACCCGACGCCCATCCTGGCGGGCGCCGGCATCGTGGGCCTCACCGTGGGCCTGGGCGCCCAGACCATCGTGGCGGACCTGATGAATGGCATCTTCCTGCTGTTCGAGGATCAGATCCTCAACGGCGACTACGTGCGCATCGACGACACCGAGGGCACGGTGGATGAGATCACCCCGCGCGTCACGCGCATCCGCGACCGGTACGGGCGTCTGCACATCATGCGCAACGGGGAGATCAAGAACGTCATCAATTACAGCCGGGGCTGGACCCTGGCGGTGGTGGAGGTGAACATCGCGTTCGAAGCGGACATCCGCAAGACGCTCCAGGTCATCAATGAGACGGGCGCCCAGTTGCCCGAGTTGCTGCCCGGCAAGGCCATCGAGGTGCCCAAGGTCATGGGCATCGAGTCCATCGACGAGAGCAGCCTCCGGGTGCGCATCGAGGTGAAGGTCTCGCCCGGCTGCCACTACGAGGTGAAGCGGATGCTGCACATGCTCCTGGTGGAGAACTTCAAGGCCCACAAGCTGGAGCTCCCCTATCCCAAGTCCGTCCAGTACTCCCCGGCCGATTTCTCCGAGGCGCCCCCCGCGGAGAAGGAAGCGGCCTGA
- a CDS encoding epoxide hydrolase family protein gives MTGHIEPFHLSVPQAELDDLRARLLRTRWPDPGTVEDSRQGPPLARIRALVERWRDGYDWRRCEALLNGLGSSRTEIDGLGIHFLHIRSPEPEALPLLLTHGWPGSVLEFRHVIGPLTQPVAHGGKASDAFHLIIPSLPGFGFSDKPTEPGWHIGRVANAWVTLIRRLGYARWAAQGGDWGAGVTTMLGHMAPEGLMGIHLNMVMVQPTPEQRANADAPERKMLADAQRYDEQFSGYYKLQNTRPQSVAFSLADSPVGLAAWIYALFQDVSDSGGEPERVFSLDDMLDDIMLYWLPNAGPSSVRLYWESAQAMKQGGMPARPMPTPAGISMFPGEQVRVSRRWAEPHFAHLVHFNELERGGHFAALEQPAAFVEELRATFAGLR, from the coding sequence ATGACTGGACACATCGAGCCGTTCCACCTGTCCGTGCCCCAAGCCGAGCTGGATGATTTGCGCGCGCGGCTGCTGCGCACCCGCTGGCCCGACCCCGGCACGGTGGAGGACTCCCGTCAGGGTCCGCCGCTGGCCAGGATTCGTGCACTCGTGGAGCGGTGGCGTGACGGCTACGACTGGCGTCGGTGCGAGGCGCTGCTCAATGGTCTCGGCTCGTCTCGCACCGAGATCGACGGACTGGGCATTCATTTCCTGCACATCCGCTCGCCCGAGCCCGAGGCACTGCCACTGCTCCTGACGCATGGCTGGCCCGGTTCGGTGCTGGAGTTCCGGCATGTGATCGGCCCCCTCACCCAGCCGGTCGCGCATGGGGGCAAGGCGTCCGACGCCTTCCATCTCATCATCCCGTCGCTGCCAGGGTTTGGCTTTTCCGACAAGCCCACCGAACCGGGGTGGCACATCGGGCGTGTCGCCAACGCGTGGGTCACGCTGATACGGAGGCTGGGTTATGCGCGGTGGGCCGCGCAGGGCGGCGATTGGGGCGCGGGAGTCACGACGATGCTCGGCCACATGGCGCCCGAGGGACTGATGGGCATCCACCTCAACATGGTGATGGTCCAGCCCACCCCCGAGCAGCGCGCGAACGCGGATGCTCCCGAGCGGAAGATGCTGGCGGACGCGCAGCGCTACGACGAGCAGTTCTCCGGCTATTACAAACTCCAGAACACCCGGCCGCAGTCCGTCGCGTTCAGCCTCGCGGATTCACCTGTCGGACTGGCCGCGTGGATCTACGCGCTGTTCCAGGACGTCTCGGACAGCGGCGGCGAGCCGGAGCGCGTGTTCTCGCTCGACGACATGCTGGATGACATCATGCTCTATTGGCTGCCCAACGCGGGGCCGAGCTCCGTGCGTCTGTATTGGGAGAGCGCCCAGGCGATGAAGCAAGGTGGCATGCCGGCCCGACCCATGCCGACCCCGGCTGGCATCAGCATGTTTCCTGGCGAGCAGGTGCGCGTGTCCCGGCGCTGGGCGGAACCCCACTTCGCCCACCTCGTCCACTTCAACGAATTGGAGCGAGGGGGACATTTCGCGGCGCTGGAGCAACCGGCGGCCTTCGTGGAGGAACTGCGCGCTACCTTCGCCGGACTTCGATAG